The following are from one region of the Candidatus Amarolinea dominans genome:
- a CDS encoding SUMF1/EgtB/PvdO family nonheme iron enzyme, whose protein sequence is MYGDSKQRQSLNLFRMSRAPVTNSQYKAFVDATHREPPSHWANGLMPADKENHPVVNVSWDDAQAFCQWAGVRLPTEQQWEKAARGTDGRAYPWGNQPPSGDLCNFNNIVGGTTPVGHYPKGASPYGLLDMAGNVFEWCENLYEGQSNVRVIRGGAYNMDASWVGCAYRYGLNQNYRLENRGFRVVRP, encoded by the coding sequence TTGTACGGAGACAGCAAGCAGCGTCAGAGCCTTAACCTGTTTCGGATGAGTCGCGCCCCGGTGACGAACAGCCAGTACAAAGCATTTGTTGATGCAACTCACCGTGAACCACCTTCACATTGGGCCAACGGTCTCATGCCGGCGGACAAAGAAAATCACCCGGTGGTCAACGTCAGTTGGGACGATGCGCAGGCCTTCTGTCAGTGGGCAGGGGTGCGACTGCCCACGGAGCAGCAGTGGGAAAAGGCGGCACGCGGTACGGATGGCCGCGCCTACCCCTGGGGCAACCAACCACCCTCCGGCGACCTCTGTAACTTCAACAACATCGTGGGCGGCACCACGCCGGTGGGCCACTATCCCAAAGGCGCCAGCCCCTACGGCCTGCTCGACATGGCCGGCAACGTCTTCGAGTGGTGCGAAAATCTCTATGAAGGCCAAAGTAATGTACGCGTGATACGGGGCGGCGCCTACAACATGGATGCATCGTGGGTGGGGTGCGCCTACCGCTACGGGCTCAACCAGAATTACCGGCTTGAGAACCGCGGTTTTCGGGTTGTGCGCCCCTAG
- a CDS encoding RNA-dependent DNA polymerase — MIEQVTGCYADVCRWDNVYAAYRQAARGKRGRGPAARFEYRLEDNLVRLQEQLATHTYRPGAYVHFFIHEPKRRLISAAPFRDRVVHHALCNIIEPAFEASFISHSYANRVGKGTHRCLDTCQHWLQRYRYVLQCDLRQYFPSIDHRILQHTLDRRIQDGDLRRLMALILRSGAGALAGEYDMVYFPHDDLFAVNRPRGLPIGNLTSQFWANCYLNEFDHFVTRELGCSAYLRFVDDFLLFADDKRTLWAWKQAVRERLATLRLTLHEGSAQVRPTTEGTRFLGFVLFPSHRRLLRRKGIHYWRRFHHLLADYHSQRAKRPRLDASLRGWVNHVRYANTWGLRRALVKGVRL; from the coding sequence GTGATCGAACAAGTAACGGGCTGTTATGCGGATGTCTGTCGCTGGGACAATGTTTACGCGGCCTACCGCCAGGCGGCGCGCGGCAAACGCGGCCGCGGCCCCGCGGCGCGCTTCGAATATCGCCTGGAGGACAACCTGGTGCGTCTGCAGGAGCAGTTGGCAACCCACACCTACCGCCCCGGCGCGTATGTCCATTTCTTCATCCATGAACCTAAGCGCCGCCTCATCAGCGCGGCGCCCTTCCGCGACCGGGTCGTGCATCATGCCCTGTGCAACATCATCGAGCCGGCGTTCGAGGCCAGCTTTATCAGCCACTCCTACGCCAACCGCGTGGGTAAGGGCACGCATCGCTGCCTGGACACATGCCAGCACTGGCTGCAGCGCTATCGCTACGTTCTGCAGTGCGATCTGCGCCAATACTTTCCCAGCATTGACCATCGCATCCTGCAGCACACCCTCGACCGACGCATCCAGGACGGCGACCTGCGCCGCCTGATGGCCTTGATTTTGCGCAGCGGCGCCGGCGCGCTGGCCGGAGAGTATGACATGGTCTACTTCCCGCACGACGACTTGTTTGCCGTCAACCGCCCGCGCGGCTTGCCCATCGGCAACCTGACCAGTCAGTTCTGGGCCAACTGCTACCTCAACGAGTTCGATCATTTCGTGACGCGTGAGCTGGGCTGTTCAGCCTACCTGCGCTTCGTGGACGATTTTTTGCTTTTTGCCGATGACAAGCGTACACTGTGGGCCTGGAAGCAGGCCGTCAGGGAACGGTTGGCGACATTGCGCCTGACCTTGCACGAAGGATCGGCGCAAGTGCGGCCCACGACCGAGGGAACCCGCTTTCTGGGATTCGTGCTATTTCCCAGTCACCGCCGACTCTTGCGGCGCAAGGGCATTCATTACTGGCGCCGGTTTCATCATCTGCTGGCTGACTATCACAGTCAACGCGCCAAACGCCCGCGGCTCGACGCATCGCTGCGCGGCTGGGTCAATCATGTGCGTTACGCCAACACCTGGGGCCTGCGCCGGGCGCTGGTCAAAGGAGTGCGACTATGA
- a CDS encoding YlxR family protein produces the protein MCVVCREVQGKRALIRIVRTPTEGVLADPTGKRAGRGAYLCQRPSCWERALSGQVLARALHTTLTVAEITALRDYAANHVSFSEVVESKGE, from the coding sequence ATGTGCGTGGTGTGCCGAGAGGTGCAGGGCAAACGTGCCCTCATTCGCATCGTGCGCACACCGACCGAAGGCGTGCTGGCGGATCCCACGGGGAAGCGTGCCGGTCGTGGCGCCTATCTTTGTCAGCGCCCCTCCTGTTGGGAACGGGCGTTGAGTGGTCAAGTGCTCGCGCGTGCATTGCACACGACGCTGACCGTCGCCGAGATCACGGCTCTGCGTGACTATGCGGCCAACCATGTATCTTTTTCTGAAGTAGTCGAGTCTAAAGGCGAGTGA
- the avd gene encoding diversity-generating retroelement protein Avd: MSQPEAEQPLFTKTPDFLAWLTLAVNNFPRLHRHTLTRRLLDATLDFQEAILDANSRRGQARLEWLLAADAHLDKVRLYLRLAHRLAWLSPGQYEHASHLVAELGRLLGAGLKSTRGAIENRQQTA; this comes from the coding sequence ATGAGTCAGCCCGAGGCGGAACAGCCGCTCTTCACCAAAACTCCGGACTTTCTGGCCTGGTTGACGCTGGCCGTCAACAACTTTCCACGGCTGCACCGTCACACCCTGACGCGGCGTCTGTTGGATGCAACGCTGGATTTCCAGGAGGCGATCCTGGATGCCAACAGTCGGCGTGGCCAGGCCCGGCTGGAGTGGCTCCTGGCAGCCGATGCTCACCTGGACAAGGTGCGGCTCTACTTGCGCCTGGCCCATCGTCTCGCCTGGCTCAGCCCGGGTCAGTACGAACATGCCAGCCACCTGGTGGCCGAATTAGGCCGCTTGCTCGGCGCCGGGTTGAAATCAACCCGCGGCGCCATCGAAAACAGGCAGCAAACAGCCTGA
- a CDS encoding bifunctional oligoribonuclease/PAP phosphatase NrnA yields the protein MTQRQPLAVSDTLGPTDAAINEVVAAIGRASSILAVCHVSPDGDAIGSLLAFGAIAKHLGKPCVLACADPVPEMLQFLPGVNTIVRRASGPFDLAVGLDASDPRRLGDLFARHAQADASTLNIDHHITNLRFAAVNWIDLTAAATAEMMVLLADHLQVPLTRALATSLLTGLVTDTRGFRTNGTSARVLQMASRLVQAGAPLFQIMEMTLERRSVAQIHLWGRVLSRARLHGRILWSDVTAADRQAVGIKENGSDAGLSSFLASALEADVSAIFVERNGKIEVSLRACPGFSVSEAALALGGGGHPLAAGCNIEGSLADARRLVLAALDNSLAGQGFPQPFFDEPA from the coding sequence ATGACTCAAAGGCAACCGTTAGCCGTCAGCGACACGTTAGGCCCGACCGATGCCGCCATCAACGAAGTGGTGGCGGCCATCGGCCGGGCCAGTTCCATTCTAGCCGTCTGTCACGTCAGCCCGGATGGTGACGCCATCGGCTCCCTCCTCGCTTTCGGCGCCATTGCCAAGCACCTGGGCAAACCCTGCGTCTTGGCCTGCGCCGATCCTGTGCCAGAGATGCTTCAGTTCTTACCTGGCGTCAACACCATCGTGCGCCGCGCCAGCGGCCCGTTCGACCTGGCGGTGGGGCTGGATGCCAGCGATCCCCGGCGCTTGGGCGATCTCTTTGCTCGCCATGCCCAAGCAGACGCCTCCACGCTCAACATAGATCACCACATCACCAATCTGCGCTTCGCCGCCGTCAACTGGATTGACCTGACCGCCGCGGCCACCGCGGAGATGATGGTTCTGTTGGCCGACCATCTCCAGGTGCCGCTGACGCGGGCGCTGGCTACCAGTCTGCTGACCGGCCTGGTCACCGACACGCGCGGCTTTCGCACGAACGGCACCTCCGCCCGCGTCTTACAGATGGCATCACGCCTCGTGCAAGCTGGCGCGCCGCTCTTTCAGATCATGGAAATGACGCTGGAACGTCGTTCAGTGGCGCAAATACACCTGTGGGGCCGCGTACTGAGTCGCGCCCGTTTGCATGGCCGCATCTTGTGGAGCGATGTGACGGCCGCGGACCGTCAGGCGGTGGGCATCAAGGAAAATGGCAGTGATGCAGGGCTGTCCAGTTTCCTCGCCAGCGCGCTGGAGGCCGACGTCTCTGCCATCTTTGTGGAACGCAACGGCAAGATCGAGGTCAGTCTGCGCGCCTGCCCCGGTTTTTCGGTGTCCGAGGCGGCGCTGGCTCTGGGCGGCGGTGGGCATCCGCTGGCGGCCGGCTGCAACATCGAAGGCTCGCTGGCCGATGCCCGGCGCCTGGTGCTGGCCGCGCTCGATAACAGCCTGGCCGGCCAGGGCTTTCCCCAGCCCTTCTTCGACGAGCCGGCATGA
- a CDS encoding DUF2442 domain-containing protein, translating into MLLAVTKFSLIAPYTLRLEFNDGVVKEVDFSAQWAQMSGPIFQPLRDPAFFAQVTLPPDSETIEWPNGADLAAEFLYEVGVPVQPSRTRRHAQQEFQM; encoded by the coding sequence ATGTTACTGGCTGTAACCAAGTTTTCTCTCATTGCTCCTTACACGCTTCGCCTCGAGTTCAACGATGGCGTGGTTAAAGAGGTTGACTTCTCCGCACAGTGGGCGCAGATGAGCGGCCCAATTTTTCAACCGCTGCGCGATCCGGCATTTTTTGCGCAGGTGACGTTGCCACCCGACAGCGAAACCATCGAGTGGCCCAACGGCGCCGATCTCGCGGCCGAGTTTCTATACGAGGTTGGCGTACCGGTGCAGCCAAGTCGCACGCGACGGCATGCACAGCAAGAATTCCAAATGTGA
- the infB gene encoding translation initiation factor IF-2 — MATEVKLKTGTQQPTPPPLHTGQDKQNGNGQGKDERQPLSPALGVAASAVKVAKENPAPGTREPARSAAPRATPSQPPSSANGSRPTPSPVGPAARPATPGPAAPRPAGGDSNQPARPPGSNQPARPPGSNQPARPPGSNQPARPPGSNQPARPPSSNQPARPPSSNQPARPPSTTGQPVRWDSPRPPSAAPPGRTQTPGAGSRPVPSSSGAAQRGDALPGRSGQGQSRPPQGQNRPGGSQGGRSGGSRGPHTGHSGARPAASPVVASAPVKSLKPTFVEIPPAITVRDLAQLMQESPIDLIKVLMNYGIMAPITQTIDFGTATVIGSEFGVEVKPIPTAEPEGKSAAELANAEPKTLRQRILESQVEDKLIERPPVVAVLGHVDHGKTTLLDAIRKTNVVEGEAGGITQRIGAYQVELNGRKITFLDTPGHEAFTAMRARGAQVTDMVVLVVAADDGVMPQTKEAISHAKAAKVPIVVAMNKVDKPNANPDRVKQELADSGLLIEEWGGDVVCVPVSARMKRGINDLLENILLVADINPPLSSPEGHAIGTVIESENDPRRGAIATLLVQTGTVRVGDPIVAGGVAGRVRAMFDDRGNALDAAPPSMPVRVMGFSTAPTAGSTFKVTADYNAARTEAEAWQVAHRVAAAAPIKLVSLEDVFQKMQAGQVKELNLILKADFQGSLEPIVNSLNRLSNDEVKIKILHQGVGKITESDINLAAASSAIVIGFNASLDGAAQNVAETQGVDVRTYDVIYNLLESVELALKGMLEPVYKEASQGEIEVRQVFHLSKKGTVAGCIVRSGFVTRGSLIRIKRGDQLVATTRMQSLKRFQEDVSDVKAGFECGVTLEKFEAYESGDILEAYKMERVR, encoded by the coding sequence ATGGCAACAGAAGTAAAATTAAAAACAGGAACACAACAACCAACACCCCCGCCCCTGCATACCGGTCAAGACAAGCAGAACGGTAACGGACAGGGCAAAGATGAACGACAGCCGCTGTCCCCGGCGCTGGGCGTTGCGGCCAGCGCTGTCAAAGTAGCCAAAGAAAACCCCGCGCCTGGCACTCGCGAACCTGCACGCAGCGCCGCGCCCCGCGCAACCCCGAGTCAACCGCCATCATCGGCCAATGGTTCGCGCCCGACGCCAAGTCCGGTCGGGCCAGCCGCGCGTCCGGCAACGCCAGGGCCAGCCGCGCCACGGCCAGCCGGCGGGGACAGCAATCAGCCGGCGCGACCGCCGGGCAGCAATCAACCGGCACGACCGCCGGGCAGCAATCAGCCGGCGCGACCGCCGGGGAGCAATCAGCCGGCACGACCGCCGGGCAGCAATCAGCCGGCACGACCGCCGAGCAGCAATCAGCCGGCACGACCGCCGAGCAGCAATCAGCCGGCACGACCGCCGAGCACGACCGGACAGCCCGTTCGCTGGGACAGCCCCAGACCCCCATCCGCGGCCCCGCCTGGCCGCACGCAGACACCGGGCGCGGGATCGCGCCCGGTACCGTCATCCTCCGGCGCGGCGCAGCGGGGCGACGCCTTGCCAGGCAGATCTGGCCAGGGTCAATCGCGGCCGCCCCAGGGGCAGAACCGGCCCGGCGGCTCGCAGGGAGGCCGTTCCGGGGGCAGCAGAGGCCCGCACACGGGCCATTCGGGCGCGCGGCCGGCCGCATCACCGGTCGTGGCTTCCGCACCCGTGAAATCGCTCAAACCAACCTTCGTCGAAATTCCACCCGCCATCACCGTGCGTGACCTGGCGCAGTTGATGCAGGAAAGCCCGATAGACCTCATCAAGGTCCTGATGAACTACGGCATCATGGCGCCCATCACGCAGACGATTGACTTCGGCACGGCGACGGTGATTGGTTCCGAGTTTGGCGTGGAGGTCAAGCCGATTCCAACGGCTGAGCCTGAGGGCAAGAGCGCGGCGGAACTGGCCAACGCAGAGCCAAAGACCCTGCGGCAGCGCATTCTGGAATCGCAGGTGGAAGATAAGTTGATCGAACGCCCGCCGGTGGTTGCCGTGCTGGGGCATGTGGATCATGGCAAGACCACCCTGCTCGATGCAATTCGCAAGACCAACGTGGTCGAAGGCGAGGCGGGTGGCATCACTCAGCGCATCGGCGCGTACCAGGTCGAGTTGAACGGCCGCAAGATCACCTTCCTCGACACGCCCGGGCACGAAGCCTTCACCGCCATGCGCGCGCGTGGCGCCCAGGTGACCGACATGGTGGTGCTGGTGGTGGCGGCCGATGACGGCGTCATGCCGCAGACCAAGGAAGCCATCAGCCATGCCAAGGCGGCCAAGGTGCCGATCGTCGTGGCGATGAACAAGGTGGACAAACCGAACGCCAACCCGGATCGCGTCAAGCAGGAATTGGCCGATTCGGGCCTGTTGATCGAAGAGTGGGGTGGTGATGTCGTTTGCGTGCCGGTCTCGGCCAGGATGAAGCGCGGCATCAACGACCTGTTGGAAAACATCCTGCTGGTGGCCGACATCAATCCGCCGCTGAGCAGCCCCGAAGGTCACGCCATTGGTACGGTGATCGAAAGCGAAAATGACCCCCGACGTGGTGCAATTGCCACCCTGCTGGTGCAGACCGGCACGGTGCGCGTGGGAGACCCGATCGTCGCCGGTGGGGTGGCCGGTCGCGTGCGCGCGATGTTCGATGACCGCGGCAACGCGCTGGACGCGGCGCCTCCCAGTATGCCGGTCCGCGTCATGGGCTTCAGCACGGCGCCCACGGCCGGCAGCACCTTCAAGGTAACGGCTGACTACAACGCGGCGCGCACCGAGGCCGAGGCCTGGCAGGTTGCGCACCGGGTGGCAGCCGCCGCACCGATCAAACTGGTGAGCCTGGAGGACGTCTTCCAGAAGATGCAGGCCGGTCAGGTCAAAGAACTGAACCTGATCCTGAAGGCCGACTTCCAGGGTTCGCTGGAGCCGATCGTCAATTCGTTGAACCGCCTGAGCAATGACGAAGTCAAGATCAAGATCTTGCACCAGGGCGTGGGCAAGATCACCGAGTCAGACATCAACCTGGCCGCTGCGTCCAGTGCCATCGTGATCGGTTTCAATGCGTCGCTGGACGGCGCCGCGCAAAATGTGGCCGAAACCCAGGGCGTGGACGTGCGCACCTACGACGTGATCTACAACTTGCTGGAGTCGGTGGAACTGGCCCTGAAGGGTATGCTGGAGCCGGTTTACAAGGAGGCCAGCCAGGGTGAAATCGAAGTGCGCCAGGTGTTCCACCTGAGCAAGAAGGGCACCGTGGCCGGTTGCATCGTGCGCAGTGGTTTTGTGACGCGTGGCTCGCTGATCCGCATCAAGCGCGGCGACCAACTCGTTGCCACCACGCGCATGCAGTCACTGAAGCGCTTCCAGGAAGATGTGAGCGATGTCAAGGCTGGCTTCGAATGTGGCGTTACCCTGGAGAAATTCGAAGCCTACGAGTCGGGCGACATCCTCGAAGCGTACAAGATGGAACGCGTGCGCTAA
- the truB gene encoding tRNA pseudouridine(55) synthase TruB, translated as MFGLLNIHKPTGRSSRWVVNAVSRITGVDKIGHAGTLDPLATGVLLMALGPATRLIAYLQAGTKVYQAAIHLGVSTSTYDAEGEVLATAPVPDLAPGDLQHALARFVGDIEQHPPAYSALKVAGVAAYRKARRGQTVELPSRRVQIEQIELLSWHSPVLTISVTCAPGTYIRSLAFDLGQALGCGAHISGLVRTASGHFRLEDSVGLETLAAAAGAGDWQRFLLPPDQAVLDLTPVYLDEGRTQVLRHGNPVTAPTPPPLSSGRAYDPDGRLIALVTYDAKLQVWQPDRVFDAVG; from the coding sequence ATTTTTGGTCTGTTGAATATACACAAGCCGACCGGACGCTCCTCCCGCTGGGTCGTCAATGCGGTCAGCCGCATCACCGGCGTGGACAAGATCGGCCATGCCGGCACGCTTGATCCACTGGCGACCGGCGTCCTGCTCATGGCCCTGGGGCCGGCCACGCGCCTGATCGCCTACCTGCAGGCCGGCACAAAAGTCTACCAGGCCGCCATTCACCTGGGCGTTAGCACCAGCACCTATGACGCCGAAGGGGAGGTGCTGGCAACCGCACCGGTGCCTGACCTGGCGCCCGGCGATCTCCAGCACGCGCTGGCCCGCTTTGTGGGCGACATCGAGCAGCACCCGCCGGCCTATTCGGCCCTGAAGGTCGCCGGCGTCGCCGCATACCGCAAGGCGCGGCGCGGGCAGACTGTGGAACTGCCGTCGCGCCGGGTGCAGATCGAACAGATCGAGCTGCTGAGCTGGCATTCACCCGTGCTGACGATCAGCGTGACCTGTGCGCCCGGCACCTACATCCGCTCCCTGGCCTTCGACCTGGGCCAGGCGCTGGGCTGCGGCGCCCACATCTCCGGCCTGGTGCGCACGGCCAGCGGGCATTTTCGCCTGGAGGACAGCGTGGGTCTGGAGACCCTGGCCGCGGCCGCAGGTGCCGGCGACTGGCAGCGTTTCCTGCTGCCGCCCGACCAGGCCGTCCTCGACCTGACGCCCGTTTACCTCGACGAGGGTCGCACGCAAGTCCTGCGGCACGGCAACCCCGTCACCGCGCCCACACCGCCGCCCCTATCCAGCGGCCGCGCCTACGACCCCGACGGCCGCCTGATCGCCCTGGTGACCTACGACGCAAAATTGCAGGTGTGGCAGCCGGATAGAGTGTTCGACGCTGTAGGGTAA
- the rbfA gene encoding 30S ribosome-binding factor RbfA, producing the protein MTSYRQARLNGLLREELTLILSGDLGDPRLAPVIVSDVVISSDFRNLRVFVSVLDDDPVVEREALRGLEHASGYLRRRLAEHVNLRFTPELSFKLDRTEARAERIDRLLTEIASQTPAPIPAPADDD; encoded by the coding sequence ATGACCAGTTATCGGCAAGCCCGCTTGAACGGGCTGTTACGCGAGGAACTGACACTGATCCTCAGTGGCGACCTGGGCGACCCGCGCCTGGCGCCCGTGATCGTCAGCGACGTGGTAATCTCGTCCGATTTCCGGAACCTGCGCGTCTTCGTTTCTGTGCTGGACGACGATCCGGTTGTCGAGCGTGAGGCGCTGCGCGGGCTGGAACATGCCAGCGGCTACCTGCGCCGCCGCCTGGCCGAGCACGTCAACCTGCGCTTCACCCCCGAACTAAGCTTCAAACTCGATCGCACCGAGGCACGCGCCGAGCGTATTGATCGCCTGCTGACCGAGATTGCCAGCCAGACCCCGGCGCCTATTCCGGCGCCAGCAGACGACGACTAA
- the nusA gene encoding transcription termination/antitermination protein NusA, producing MRNELIIAINQICSEKSLQRDVVIDAIEAALVQAYKRNFGATGNIMVKIDQDTGSIRVFSARQVVEKVTDVKNEILLGPATALDKQAELGGTVYVETTPNDFGRIAAQTAKQTILQRIRDAERDATFKAFADRENEIVSGTIQRIDYTTGDVTVALDRGDALLPKLEQIPNERYRVNAHLRAYLTDVQKGPRGPVIKLSRTHRNMLRRLLELEVPEIANGSVEIKSIAREPGQRSKVAVVAIQFGVDPVGACVGMRGVRIQNIVTELNGEKIDVVEWSSDTRTFIISALSPAKVNEVFLDDHGSENKTAIVVVPDRQLSLAIGKEGQNARLAAKLTGWRIDIKNETDAAKENLSQALISKARHALAPERDLLSLAEQILKDRAASASGPAFDTLELESRVFEPAMPPATATEKAAPPERTVVPEPEHVALVPPAAAPKPEPVAPAPQAIAVEPDAEPAPVIEPAAVTAEPTAAIDEAAETDAEVALQPGPVVWDESGEGFHVEVAPEDYPEMGVIEGDAEGDAEVERERKRKRGKKQHLVFDETRGEVVSVRRHKREADAWSEIDAE from the coding sequence ATGCGGAATGAGTTGATTATTGCGATTAACCAGATCTGCTCAGAGAAGTCGCTGCAACGGGATGTGGTCATTGATGCCATCGAAGCCGCTCTGGTGCAGGCGTACAAGCGCAACTTTGGCGCGACTGGCAATATCATGGTCAAGATTGACCAGGACACGGGCAGTATCCGTGTCTTTTCCGCGCGCCAAGTGGTCGAGAAGGTTACCGACGTTAAGAACGAAATTTTGCTCGGCCCAGCCACAGCCCTCGACAAGCAGGCCGAACTGGGCGGAACCGTTTACGTCGAAACCACGCCGAACGATTTTGGCCGTATTGCCGCGCAAACGGCCAAGCAGACCATTCTGCAGCGCATTCGCGACGCGGAACGCGACGCCACATTCAAGGCCTTTGCCGACCGTGAAAATGAGATTGTCAGCGGCACCATCCAGCGCATTGATTACACGACCGGCGATGTCACGGTGGCCCTCGATCGTGGCGATGCGCTTCTGCCCAAGCTGGAGCAGATTCCCAACGAGCGTTATCGCGTCAACGCACACCTGCGCGCGTACCTGACCGACGTGCAAAAGGGGCCGCGCGGCCCGGTCATCAAGCTCTCGCGCACGCACCGTAACATGCTGCGCCGTTTGCTCGAACTGGAAGTGCCAGAAATTGCCAATGGCTCGGTTGAGATCAAAAGCATCGCCCGTGAACCGGGCCAGCGCTCCAAAGTGGCGGTGGTTGCCATCCAGTTTGGCGTGGACCCGGTGGGGGCGTGCGTCGGTATGCGCGGGGTACGCATTCAGAACATTGTCACCGAACTGAACGGTGAGAAAATTGACGTGGTCGAGTGGAGCAGCGACACGCGCACCTTCATCATTAGCGCCCTCAGCCCGGCGAAGGTCAACGAAGTCTTTCTCGACGATCACGGGAGCGAGAATAAGACAGCCATCGTTGTCGTGCCTGACCGCCAGCTGTCCCTGGCCATCGGCAAGGAAGGGCAGAACGCACGCCTGGCGGCCAAATTGACCGGTTGGCGGATTGACATCAAGAACGAAACCGATGCGGCCAAGGAAAACCTGTCACAGGCATTGATCTCCAAGGCGCGCCATGCCCTGGCCCCGGAGCGCGACCTGCTGTCCCTGGCCGAGCAAATTCTGAAGGACCGCGCGGCGTCGGCTTCCGGGCCGGCGTTCGATACCCTCGAACTGGAGAGCCGTGTATTCGAACCGGCCATGCCGCCCGCGACGGCAACTGAAAAAGCGGCCCCGCCAGAGCGCACCGTTGTCCCGGAACCGGAGCACGTTGCCCTTGTGCCGCCAGCCGCCGCTCCAAAGCCGGAGCCTGTAGCGCCCGCGCCACAGGCGATTGCGGTTGAACCGGACGCGGAACCTGCGCCGGTGATCGAGCCAGCGGCCGTGACAGCCGAGCCGACCGCCGCGATTGACGAGGCGGCCGAGACCGACGCCGAAGTGGCGCTGCAACCAGGGCCCGTGGTGTGGGACGAAAGCGGCGAAGGCTTCCATGTCGAGGTCGCACCGGAAGACTATCCAGAAATGGGTGTGATCGAAGGTGATGCCGAAGGTGATGCCGAAGTCGAGCGCGAGCGCAAGCGCAAACGCGGCAAGAAGCAGCACCTGGTGTTCGATGAGACACGTGGTGAAGTGGTGTCGGTGCGCCGCCACAAACGTGAGGCGGACGCGTGGAGCGAGATTGACGCGGAGTAG